In the genome of Enterococcus hirae ATCC 9790, one region contains:
- a CDS encoding TrkH family potassium uptake protein, which yields MRKLRRRSERYASSHFSSIQVIVFYYLIMTIVSLGLFYIPFFREPDSHVPFIDMLFMAISTISVTGLSTFDINSAFNDNGVILLEILFQVGGLGIMMISTAFIIFSKRRITLRQRQLIMTDMNQPRLSGIVRLIRITFVILLWFQVLFGAFFSIYFYYRGYFDHWRDALFYGFYQSISAVTNSGFDVTGNSIEPFAHDYLFLFVIMFLIFIGGIGFPVLMEFREWILYKRSKAKLPFRFSLFTKLAVLAFIILFVGGTLLIFLLEKDHLFQDSSLSVKWINSMFYSMTTRNAGLQIHDLGNFQITTLIVFSLLMFIGCSPSSVGGGIRTTTVAIIGLYLYSFLKSEDNINIFGRRIDNDDVRKSVVVFMLSLGMCFFCIVFLSATENQPLIAIIVEVTSAFGTTGLSLGITGNLSVIGKITIAALMFIGRIGMLYTLMLFVPKETRDLGYEYPTEKIIIG from the coding sequence ATGCGGAAATTAAGACGTCGAAGCGAACGTTACGCTTCTAGTCATTTTTCTTCAATCCAAGTCATTGTTTTTTACTATCTTATTATGACCATTGTCTCTTTAGGATTGTTTTACATTCCTTTTTTTCGTGAACCAGATAGTCACGTACCTTTTATCGATATGCTTTTCATGGCGATCAGTACAATCAGTGTAACGGGATTGTCCACATTTGATATTAATTCGGCTTTTAATGATAACGGGGTAATCTTACTTGAAATACTATTCCAAGTAGGTGGATTAGGGATTATGATGATCTCTACTGCTTTTATTATCTTTTCTAAACGAAGAATCACGTTACGACAGCGACAACTGATCATGACGGATATGAATCAGCCACGCTTATCTGGTATTGTTCGTTTGATTCGTATCACCTTTGTAATTTTGTTGTGGTTCCAAGTCCTTTTTGGCGCTTTCTTTTCCATTTATTTCTATTATCGAGGCTACTTTGATCATTGGCGGGATGCACTTTTCTATGGATTTTACCAATCGATTTCTGCTGTGACCAATTCGGGTTTCGATGTCACAGGAAACTCAATCGAGCCGTTTGCACATGACTATCTGTTCCTATTTGTTATCATGTTTTTGATTTTTATTGGTGGGATAGGATTTCCTGTTTTGATGGAATTTCGTGAATGGATTTTGTATAAACGCTCAAAAGCAAAATTACCGTTTCGCTTTTCCTTATTTACAAAATTAGCGGTTTTAGCCTTTATCATCTTATTTGTTGGTGGGACGCTGTTAATTTTTTTACTTGAAAAAGACCATCTTTTTCAAGATTCTAGTTTAAGTGTCAAGTGGATCAATTCTATGTTTTACTCTATGACTACTCGTAATGCTGGCTTACAAATCCATGATTTGGGTAATTTCCAAATCACTACATTGATCGTTTTTTCTTTATTGATGTTCATTGGATGTAGCCCCAGTTCGGTAGGTGGTGGGATTCGTACAACGACCGTAGCAATTATTGGTCTTTATCTCTACTCTTTCCTTAAAAGCGAAGACAACATCAATATTTTTGGTCGTCGAATCGATAATGATGATGTGCGTAAGTCAGTCGTTGTATTTATGTTATCTCTTGGTATGTGTTTTTTCTGTATCGTCTTTTTATCAGCTACAGAAAATCAGCCTTTAATTGCAATTATCGTTGAAGTAACTTCAGCCTTCGGAACCACTGGCTTATCCCTGGGAATTACTGGGAACTTGTCAGTAATTGGGAAAATCACGATCGCAGCTTTAATGTTTATCGGTCGTATCGGTATGTTGTATACTTTGATGTTATTTGTTCCAAAAGAAACACGAGATTTAGGCTACGAATACCCTACTGAAAAAATCATCATTGGGTAA
- a CDS encoding thymidine kinase: MAQLFFKYGAMNSGKTIEILKVAHNYEEQNKPVVLMTSGIDTRDGVGVVSSRIGLKREATPIFEETDVFDVIFQMEDKPYCILIDEAQFLKKKHVIAFTKIVDELNIPVMAFGLKNDFRNELFEGSKYLLLYADKIEEMKTICWFCHKKAIMNLHYIDGQPVYEGDQVQIGGNEAYYPVCRKHYFEPSIMTEGE; the protein is encoded by the coding sequence ATGGCACAACTATTTTTTAAGTATGGCGCAATGAATAGCGGCAAGACAATTGAGATCTTAAAAGTCGCACATAATTATGAAGAACAGAATAAACCAGTTGTCTTGATGACAAGTGGGATCGATACCAGAGATGGTGTTGGTGTTGTCTCTAGTCGTATTGGGTTAAAAAGAGAAGCCACGCCGATTTTTGAAGAAACAGATGTCTTTGATGTCATTTTTCAAATGGAGGATAAGCCATATTGTATATTGATCGACGAGGCGCAATTTTTAAAGAAAAAACACGTAATTGCGTTTACGAAAATTGTTGATGAATTAAACATTCCGGTGATGGCATTTGGTTTGAAGAATGATTTTAGAAATGAGTTATTTGAAGGATCAAAATATCTATTGCTTTATGCAGACAAAATCGAAGAGATGAAAACGATCTGCTGGTTCTGCCATAAGAAAGCAATCATGAATTTACATTATATCGATGGTCAACCAGTTTACGAGGGGGATCAGGTACAAATTGGTGGAAATGAAGCCTATTACCCCGTTTGTCGGAAACACTATTTTGAACCATCAATTATGACAGAAGGAGAATAA
- a CDS encoding L-threonylcarbamoyladenylate synthase → METNYYHEEQLSEAAQALKSGELVAFPTETVYGLGANALLPEAVTEVFSVKGRPQDNPLIVHVSSFEQVKQFVDNFHPLTEKIVNHFWPGPLTLIFEIKKGSLPPIVTGGLSTAAFRMPDNKKTLEVIQLAGIPIVGPSANTSGKPSPTTAEHVYHDLKGKINGIIDDGATRIGVESTVIDLSDPDREPMILRPGAVTKEQLEKVIGGKVAVDRHLVQSTETPKSPGMKYKHYSPDTQVMMVQENDWEAAVKWAKEEHLRVGVIAGPKIAEAVRFDVAAVYMYFDDSVEAATKGLFAGLRGLDEKNLGLDMIFVAVFPEEGLGNAYMNRLKKSAGQKYFEKRT, encoded by the coding sequence GTGGAAACAAACTATTATCATGAAGAACAATTATCAGAAGCAGCACAAGCATTAAAAAGTGGCGAACTCGTTGCTTTTCCAACTGAAACTGTCTATGGACTAGGCGCTAATGCACTTTTGCCTGAAGCGGTAACCGAAGTGTTTTCGGTCAAAGGTCGTCCACAAGATAATCCTTTGATTGTCCATGTTTCATCGTTTGAGCAAGTAAAACAATTTGTGGATAACTTTCATCCTTTAACGGAAAAAATCGTCAATCATTTCTGGCCAGGTCCCTTAACACTTATTTTTGAGATCAAAAAAGGGTCTTTACCACCTATTGTAACAGGTGGGTTATCCACAGCTGCTTTTCGTATGCCAGATAACAAAAAAACGCTTGAAGTCATCCAATTAGCTGGTATACCAATTGTTGGTCCTAGTGCGAATACTTCGGGAAAACCTAGTCCAACGACTGCGGAACATGTCTACCATGATTTAAAAGGAAAAATCAATGGGATCATTGATGATGGTGCAACCCGAATTGGTGTGGAATCAACCGTGATCGATCTCAGTGATCCGGATCGTGAACCCATGATTTTACGTCCAGGAGCGGTGACCAAAGAACAGCTTGAAAAAGTGATCGGTGGAAAGGTGGCCGTTGATCGTCATTTAGTCCAAAGCACTGAAACACCTAAATCACCAGGAATGAAATATAAGCACTATTCGCCTGATACGCAAGTCATGATGGTCCAAGAAAATGATTGGGAAGCCGCTGTAAAATGGGCGAAAGAAGAACATTTGCGTGTTGGAGTAATTGCAGGTCCTAAAATTGCTGAAGCTGTTCGTTTTGATGTAGCAGCAGTCTACATGTATTTTGATGATTCAGTAGAAGCCGCTACGAAAGGATTATTTGCAGGATTACGTGGGTTAGATGAGAAGAACCTTGGACTTGATATGATCTTTGTTGCAGTATTTCCAGAAGAAGGTCTGGGAAATGCTTATATGAATCGCTTAAAAAAATCAGCGGGACAAAAATATTTTGAAAAAAGAACGTAG
- the prfA gene encoding peptide chain release factor 1 — MYDQLQAIEDRYEELGELLSDPEVISDTKRFMQLSKEEANTRETVDVYRRYKDVVQGIKDTEELLGEKLDDEMAEMAKEELSDLKKEKEELEEKIKILLLPKDPNDDKNIIMEIRGAAGGDEAALFAGDLFNMYQKYAESQGWKTEVMEASITGIGGYKEVIMMISGENVYSKLKYESGAHRVQRVPSTESQGRIHTSTATVVVMPEAEEVEIDIEDKDIRTDIYHASGAGGQHVNKTASAVRLTHLPTGIVVAMQDERSQLKNREKAMKILRARVYDKIQQEAQSEYDANRKSAVGTGDRSERIRTYNFPQNRVTDHRIGLTIQKLDQILAGKMDEIVDALIMYDQTSKLEEMQNG; from the coding sequence ATGTACGATCAATTACAAGCAATTGAAGACCGTTATGAAGAACTGGGCGAGCTACTAAGCGATCCAGAAGTAATTTCAGATACGAAACGTTTTATGCAATTGTCAAAAGAAGAAGCAAACACTCGTGAAACTGTTGATGTCTACCGTCGTTACAAAGATGTCGTACAAGGGATCAAAGATACAGAAGAGCTGTTAGGTGAAAAGTTGGATGATGAAATGGCTGAAATGGCCAAAGAAGAATTATCTGATTTGAAAAAAGAAAAAGAAGAATTAGAAGAAAAAATCAAAATCTTATTACTACCAAAGGACCCGAACGATGATAAAAACATCATCATGGAAATTCGTGGGGCAGCAGGTGGAGATGAAGCAGCGTTATTTGCTGGTGACTTATTCAACATGTATCAGAAATATGCAGAATCACAAGGTTGGAAAACGGAAGTGATGGAGGCAAGTATTACTGGTATCGGTGGCTATAAAGAAGTCATCATGATGATCTCTGGAGAAAATGTCTATTCAAAATTAAAATATGAAAGTGGTGCGCATCGTGTACAACGAGTGCCATCTACAGAATCACAAGGACGAATCCACACATCAACAGCAACCGTTGTGGTCATGCCAGAAGCAGAAGAAGTAGAAATCGATATTGAAGATAAAGATATCAGAACAGATATCTATCATGCATCAGGGGCTGGCGGTCAGCACGTCAATAAAACAGCATCGGCAGTTCGTCTAACTCATTTACCTACAGGAATCGTGGTAGCAATGCAAGATGAACGTTCACAGCTGAAAAACCGTGAAAAAGCCATGAAGATTTTACGGGCCCGTGTCTATGATAAAATCCAACAAGAAGCACAAAGTGAATACGATGCAAACCGTAAATCAGCCGTTGGAACGGGTGATCGCTCTGAGCGGATCCGTACGTATAATTTCCCGCAAAACCGTGTGACTGACCATCGTATTGGTTTAACTATCCAAAAATTAGATCAAATCCTTGCTGGAAAAATGGATGAGATCGTGGATGCGTTGATCATGTATGACCAAACATCAAAATTGGAAGAAATGCAAAATGGGTAA
- the upp gene encoding uracil phosphoribosyltransferase yields the protein MGKFQVIDHPLIQHKLTIIRDKDCGTKVFREVVDEIAMLMAYEVSRDMPLEDIVIETPITETTQKTLSGKKVAIIPILRAGIGMVDGILELIPAAKVGHIGLYRDEETFEPHEYFVKLPEDIDARQLFVVDPMLATGGSAIMAIDALKERGASNIKFVCLVAAPEGVKALQEAHPDIDIYTAALDEKLNEHGYIVPGLGDAGDRLFGTK from the coding sequence ATGGGCAAATTCCAAGTAATCGACCATCCATTGATCCAACATAAACTAACTATTATTCGTGACAAAGACTGTGGAACAAAAGTTTTCCGTGAGGTTGTCGACGAAATTGCTATGTTGATGGCATATGAAGTATCACGTGACATGCCATTAGAAGATATCGTAATCGAAACACCGATTACAGAAACAACTCAAAAAACGTTATCTGGTAAAAAAGTAGCGATCATTCCGATTCTACGAGCAGGTATTGGGATGGTTGACGGTATTTTAGAATTGATCCCAGCTGCGAAAGTCGGACATATCGGGTTATACCGTGACGAAGAAACATTTGAACCTCATGAATATTTCGTAAAATTACCTGAAGATATCGATGCACGACAATTATTTGTTGTTGACCCAATGTTAGCGACAGGTGGCTCAGCGATCATGGCGATCGATGCATTAAAAGAACGTGGCGCTTCAAATATCAAATTTGTTTGTCTAGTAGCTGCTCCAGAGGGTGTAAAAGCTTTACAAGAAGCACATCCAGATATTGACATCTACACAGCTGCATTAGATGAAAAATTGAATGAACACGGCTACATCGTTCCAGGTCTAGGCGATGCAGGGGACCGTTTATTTGGTACGAAATAA
- the glyA gene encoding serine hydroxymethyltransferase yields MVDYKTFDPDLWAAIAKEEERQENNLELIASENFVSEAVMAAQGSILTNKYAEGYPGHRYYGGCEFVDIVESLAIDRAKELFGAKFVNVQPHSGSQANTAAYLALVEPGDTILGMDLSAGGHLTHGSPVNFSGKTYHFVAYGVDPTTEVIDYNVVRILARKHQPKLIVAGASAYGRIIDFEKFREIADEVGAKLMVDMAHIAGLVAAGVHPSPIPYADITTTTTHKTLRGPRGGMILTNNEELAKKINSAVFPGIQGGPLEHVIAGKAAAFKEALTPEFKEYSEQIIANAKAMAKVFNQAIGTRVVSGATDNHLVLIDVRGLELNGKEAESILDSVNITVNKNSIPFETLSPFKTSGIRIGTPAITTRGFKEEDAVKVAELIVKALQAKENEAELAEVKAGVRELTEKYPLYNK; encoded by the coding sequence GTGGTAGACTACAAAACGTTTGACCCAGATTTATGGGCAGCAATCGCAAAAGAAGAAGAAAGACAAGAAAATAATTTGGAACTTATCGCTTCCGAAAATTTTGTCTCTGAAGCAGTGATGGCGGCTCAAGGAAGTATCTTGACAAATAAATATGCAGAAGGTTACCCTGGGCATCGTTATTATGGTGGCTGTGAATTTGTCGATATCGTCGAAAGTTTAGCGATCGATCGTGCAAAAGAATTATTCGGTGCAAAATTTGTCAATGTTCAACCTCATTCTGGTTCACAAGCGAACACGGCAGCATATCTTGCTTTAGTAGAACCTGGTGACACGATTTTAGGGATGGATCTTTCAGCAGGTGGACATTTGACTCATGGTTCTCCTGTGAACTTTAGTGGAAAAACGTACCATTTTGTAGCCTATGGTGTTGATCCAACAACAGAAGTCATTGATTACAATGTTGTGCGGATTTTAGCTAGAAAACATCAACCAAAATTGATCGTTGCCGGAGCAAGTGCCTATGGTAGAATCATTGATTTTGAAAAATTTAGAGAAATCGCTGATGAAGTAGGTGCGAAATTAATGGTTGATATGGCACATATCGCTGGCTTAGTTGCAGCTGGTGTCCATCCAAGTCCAATCCCTTATGCGGACATTACTACGACAACCACTCATAAAACATTACGTGGACCACGTGGTGGTATGATTTTGACCAATAATGAAGAATTAGCGAAAAAAATCAATAGTGCAGTTTTCCCTGGCATCCAAGGTGGACCACTAGAGCATGTCATTGCAGGGAAAGCAGCAGCATTCAAAGAAGCTTTGACACCTGAATTTAAAGAATACAGTGAACAGATTATTGCTAATGCCAAAGCGATGGCAAAAGTCTTCAATCAAGCAATCGGTACAAGAGTGGTCTCTGGCGCAACGGATAATCATTTAGTTTTAATCGATGTCCGTGGATTAGAGTTAAACGGGAAAGAAGCCGAAAGTATTTTAGATAGTGTGAATATTACGGTTAACAAAAATTCAATTCCATTTGAAACACTTAGCCCGTTCAAGACTAGCGGGATCCGTATCGGTACTCCAGCAATTACTACAAGAGGCTTCAAAGAAGAAGATGCTGTGAAGGTGGCGGAATTGATCGTCAAAGCTTTACAAGCCAAAGAGAATGAAGCCGAATTAGCTGAAGTCAAAGCTGGTGTGCGTGAATTGACTGAAAAATATCCTTTATATAATAAATAA
- a CDS encoding class I SAM-dependent methyltransferase encodes MSEIFNQIANHYDTPERKALAKIIQDELISQLPSSTKELTFMDYGGGTGLVSLALADRFKQLLLVDSSDAMLTIAEDKIKTSGLTNVSSATFDATTESIDQTIDQKVDLILMSLVLLHIPDTRLILEKLYHMLTPNGQLLIIDFDHNDAINHPKVHNGFDHEALMALLEQIGFHSTNIHTFHSGKNLFMNQDASLFFASGKK; translated from the coding sequence ATGTCAGAAATCTTCAATCAAATCGCAAACCATTATGATACTCCCGAAAGAAAAGCACTAGCAAAAATTATTCAAGACGAACTAATTTCTCAACTACCTTCTTCCACCAAAGAACTGACTTTTATGGATTATGGCGGAGGTACCGGTTTGGTTTCGTTAGCTTTAGCTGACCGATTCAAGCAACTTCTTCTAGTTGATTCCTCTGATGCGATGCTAACAATTGCTGAAGACAAAATTAAGACTAGCGGATTAACAAACGTCTCTTCGGCAACGTTCGATGCCACAACCGAATCCATCGATCAAACAATCGATCAAAAAGTAGATCTTATTTTGATGTCATTAGTCCTACTGCATATTCCTGACACACGTTTGATCTTAGAAAAACTCTACCACATGCTTACGCCAAACGGTCAACTTTTGATCATTGATTTTGATCACAATGATGCGATCAACCATCCAAAAGTCCATAATGGGTTTGACCATGAAGCACTTATGGCTCTACTTGAACAAATTGGGTTTCATTCCACGAATATCCACACTTTTCACTCTGGTAAAAATTTATTCATGAACCAAGATGCCTCTTTGTTTTTTGCTAGCGGAAAAAAATAA
- the lepB gene encoding signal peptidase I, with translation MKEFFKNWGILIVVLAAILLARVYVFTPVTVNGHSMDPTLSDGQRLISSKISKYERFDIITTKEPGDEERMIVKRIIGMPGDTVKMENDQLTINGKKYNESYLNEFKKDFAKDKLQNEYSYSEAFQAQAENSQHFTSDFEYVVPKGKYLVLGDNRLISKDSRIFGLVDADMIQGKVVFRYWPLNEIKIF, from the coding sequence GTGAAAGAATTTTTTAAAAATTGGGGTATTTTGATCGTAGTACTAGCAGCTATTTTATTAGCTCGGGTCTATGTATTTACGCCAGTTACCGTTAACGGACATTCAATGGATCCGACGTTGAGTGATGGTCAACGATTGATCTCGTCGAAAATCTCAAAGTATGAACGCTTTGATATTATCACGACGAAAGAACCTGGAGATGAAGAACGAATGATCGTTAAACGAATCATTGGCATGCCGGGCGATACCGTGAAAATGGAAAATGATCAATTGACGATTAATGGTAAAAAATATAATGAGTCTTATTTAAATGAGTTTAAAAAAGATTTTGCGAAAGATAAATTGCAGAATGAATATTCTTACAGTGAAGCTTTCCAAGCACAGGCTGAAAATTCGCAGCATTTCACAAGTGATTTTGAATATGTTGTGCCCAAAGGAAAATATTTAGTTTTGGGAGATAATCGTTTGATCTCTAAAGATAGCCGAATATTTGGCTTGGTGGATGCAGACATGATTCAAGGAAAAGTAGTTTTCCGTTACTGGCCTTTGAACGAAATCAAAATCTTTTAA
- a CDS encoding epoxyqueuosine reductase QueH, producing the protein MIDAKVIVEKMKNQKINYDRVLQKMIQQWQQEETRPKILIHTCCAPCSTHTLEFMCQFAEVTLFFSNSNIHPKNEYLRRLHEQKRFVNQFNEQTNHHVQLIVDEYRPSEFNKMVITQGLTEEKEGGARCSACFNMRLDLVAQKAQELGYDYFGSALTISPKKNATLINQIGMDIQKIYGTHYLPSDFKKNKGYERSIQMCKEYDIFRQCYCGCVFAAKQQGCDLKKINQEAKDYLASSKISIN; encoded by the coding sequence ATGATTGATGCAAAGGTAATTGTTGAAAAAATGAAAAACCAGAAAATAAATTATGATCGAGTACTACAAAAAATGATCCAACAATGGCAACAAGAAGAAACTCGACCAAAAATATTAATCCATACTTGTTGTGCTCCTTGCAGCACACATACGTTAGAATTTATGTGCCAATTTGCAGAGGTTACTTTATTTTTTTCAAATTCTAATATCCATCCTAAAAATGAATATTTAAGAAGACTCCATGAACAAAAGCGATTTGTTAATCAGTTTAACGAGCAAACCAATCATCATGTTCAGCTGATCGTTGATGAGTACCGCCCCAGCGAGTTTAATAAAATGGTCATTACGCAAGGCCTTACGGAAGAAAAAGAAGGTGGCGCAAGATGTAGTGCCTGTTTTAATATGCGTTTAGACCTGGTAGCACAAAAAGCCCAAGAACTTGGTTATGATTATTTTGGGAGTGCATTAACGATCTCACCCAAGAAAAATGCTACTCTGATCAACCAAATCGGGATGGATATCCAAAAAATTTATGGAACTCATTACTTACCAAGTGATTTTAAGAAAAATAAAGGATACGAGCGATCGATCCAGATGTGTAAAGAGTATGACATTTTTCGTCAGTGTTACTGTGGCTGTGTCTTTGCAGCTAAACAGCAAGGTTGTGATTTAAAGAAAATAAACCAAGAAGCAAAGGATTATTTAGCAAGTTCAAAAATTTCAATTAATTAG
- a CDS encoding alpha/beta hydrolase: MTERISLEKSAIEFSDANAPHPRIYELPPEEGRALLEKVQESPVDKLPVDIEDLKVDTGQWGSINVRFVRPEGNTDKLPVIFYIHGAGWVFGSAQTHDKLIRELAVRTNSVVVFPEYSRSPEAKYPTAIEQSYAVLQKLSELAESKGLDLTELAVAGDSVGGNMATVMTILTKERQGLPIQKQLLFYPVTDANFTTDSYQEFAENYFLTKEGMKWFWDQYTTDDSERSEITASPLRATSEDLADLPPALILTGEADVLRDEGEAYARKLRDVGVAVTQVRFQGMIHDFVMVNSLDQTNATRAAMLLATQWLQQDR; encoded by the coding sequence ATGACCGAACGAATCTCATTAGAAAAATCAGCAATCGAATTTAGTGATGCAAATGCTCCCCACCCAAGAATCTACGAATTACCACCTGAAGAAGGACGAGCGCTATTAGAAAAAGTCCAAGAATCGCCCGTTGATAAACTACCAGTCGACATTGAAGATTTAAAGGTTGATACTGGTCAATGGGGGTCCATCAACGTTCGTTTTGTCCGTCCAGAAGGAAATACTGATAAATTACCAGTGATTTTCTATATTCATGGAGCTGGTTGGGTTTTTGGTAGCGCACAAACTCATGACAAGTTGATTCGTGAATTAGCCGTTCGCACGAACTCGGTCGTCGTTTTTCCAGAGTACAGCCGTTCGCCGGAAGCAAAATATCCAACAGCGATCGAACAAAGCTATGCAGTCTTACAAAAGCTAAGTGAACTAGCGGAATCAAAAGGGTTAGATTTAACTGAATTAGCGGTAGCGGGCGATTCAGTTGGAGGTAATATGGCAACTGTAATGACTATTTTAACCAAAGAACGCCAAGGGTTGCCGATCCAAAAACAACTTTTGTTTTATCCGGTGACGGATGCCAATTTCACTACTGATTCTTATCAAGAATTTGCCGAAAACTATTTTTTAACAAAAGAAGGAATGAAATGGTTTTGGGACCAATATACAACTGATGATTCAGAGCGGTCAGAAATCACCGCATCACCATTACGAGCGACTTCTGAAGACTTGGCAGACTTACCACCAGCTTTGATTTTAACTGGTGAAGCGGATGTTTTAAGAGACGAAGGAGAAGCTTATGCTCGGAAGTTACGTGATGTAGGTGTGGCAGTCACCCAGGTTCGTTTTCAAGGGATGATCCACGATTTTGTGATGGTCAATTCATTGGACCAAACCAATGCTACCAGAGCAGCGATGCTTTTAGCGACTCAGTGGTTACAGCAGGATCGATGA
- the prmC gene encoding peptide chain release factor N(5)-glutamine methyltransferase, whose amino-acid sequence MGKTTYLEVLSRASSFLEDHGKEGHSIQFLFLERKGWQKLDWLLQMNEPISSEDQQMIEQDLEHLMNNYPPQYLLGYADFYGHRLKVTEDTLIPRPETEELVERCLQETSEQNLKVIDIGTGTGAIAISLKAARKNWDVSAVDLSPAALSVAKENAQQAGLAIHFYHGDTLAPVSDQTFDVIISNPPYIRFDEWELMDESVRTFEPKMALFAEDEGLAIYKKIAKEAKQCLKPEGKLFLEIGFSQGEIVKQIFQTAFPNKQVSIHKDLFGNERIVSVMS is encoded by the coding sequence ATGGGTAAGACCACGTATTTAGAAGTCCTATCACGGGCTTCTTCTTTTTTAGAAGATCATGGAAAAGAAGGACATAGTATCCAATTTCTTTTTCTTGAACGTAAAGGTTGGCAAAAACTTGATTGGTTGTTGCAGATGAATGAGCCCATTTCTAGCGAAGATCAACAGATGATCGAACAAGATCTGGAGCATTTGATGAACAATTATCCGCCTCAATATTTGTTGGGGTATGCTGACTTTTATGGTCACCGCCTAAAAGTGACAGAGGACACTTTGATCCCTAGACCGGAAACAGAAGAATTAGTTGAACGATGTTTGCAAGAAACGTCAGAACAAAACTTGAAGGTCATAGATATTGGAACAGGAACAGGGGCAATTGCGATCAGTTTAAAAGCTGCAAGAAAGAACTGGGACGTTTCGGCTGTGGACCTATCTCCAGCAGCTCTCTCAGTAGCGAAAGAGAATGCGCAACAAGCTGGACTGGCGATCCATTTTTATCATGGAGATACACTGGCACCGGTCAGTGATCAAACCTTTGACGTCATTATTTCCAACCCGCCGTATATTCGTTTCGATGAATGGGAATTGATGGATGAAAGTGTTCGGACATTTGAACCTAAAATGGCATTATTTGCCGAAGATGAAGGATTAGCCATCTATAAAAAAATAGCAAAAGAAGCAAAACAATGTTTGAAACCAGAGGGAAAACTATTTTTGGAAATAGGATTTAGCCAAGGGGAGATCGTGAAACAAATCTTTCAAACGGCATTCCCCAATAAACAAGTAAGTATTCATAAAGATTTATTTGGAAATGAACGAATAGTTTCTGTGATGAGCTGA
- a CDS encoding DUF6681 family protein has translation MTILLDIINSVHKFLGYLDISPKYLNRGYTILSVIPTMYLLRIIYGLWQNQNYLQFFLYGIGFLVLVYFIILNVFYYFLDKNTKADVTQLFVKYLPEEAFNIQTEEAMLNSGAIDKVNTKEVSVSYDEDYQLRLAENMRYLIGNGEIKTNDLGRMDGYLVDRNTLYPYYYVKKVAEKEYQLSIGRSYSDLAPVGTILMDSADEKLEPVGLFIVGGDFVKEGLRYHEPYRLKLIVKKEQPENEAMVYSRSQRRKHSRS, from the coding sequence ATGACAATTTTATTAGATATTATCAATAGCGTGCATAAGTTTTTAGGTTATTTAGATATTAGTCCTAAATATTTAAATCGAGGCTATACGATTTTAAGTGTAATCCCAACGATGTATCTTTTACGGATTATTTATGGACTTTGGCAAAACCAAAATTACTTACAATTTTTCTTGTATGGAATCGGCTTTTTAGTGTTAGTGTATTTTATCATTTTGAATGTATTTTATTACTTTCTGGATAAGAATACCAAAGCGGATGTGACACAATTGTTTGTCAAATATTTACCGGAAGAAGCATTCAATATTCAAACAGAAGAAGCGATGCTGAATAGCGGTGCAATCGACAAAGTGAACACGAAAGAAGTCAGTGTTTCTTATGATGAAGATTATCAATTGCGATTAGCTGAAAACATGCGTTATTTAATCGGGAATGGTGAGATTAAAACAAATGATCTAGGAAGAATGGATGGCTATCTTGTGGATCGTAACACACTTTATCCTTATTATTACGTTAAAAAAGTAGCAGAAAAAGAATATCAGTTGAGTATTGGGCGCAGCTACTCGGATTTAGCCCCTGTTGGAACGATTCTTATGGATTCGGCGGATGAAAAGCTCGAACCAGTTGGGTTGTTTATTGTAGGTGGTGACTTCGTCAAAGAAGGCTTAAGGTATCATGAGCCTTATCGTTTAAAACTTATCGTGAAAAAAGAACAACCAGAAAATGAAGCAATGGTTTACAGTAGAAGTCAACGAAGAAAGCATTCACGAAGTTAA